Within the Nicotiana tabacum cultivar K326 chromosome 11, ASM71507v2, whole genome shotgun sequence genome, the region attcttaacgggttaacggattattcgttaagaaaattgaataattcgCCCTAAACTGATAAGCTGTTAATGAAAAAATTtaccccgtccgttaaaccgttaacctgataccaataagccattaagcttcgttttcggttcgattttcgatttcggttcggttttgaacacctcTAGTTATAAGAGCTTGTTTGCTCTCTTATTTCAGTTCAAACAACTAATCTCTTATTCATGGATTtgctataaaatttaaatatataaatttgcTAAAAGTATAGTTACGAATAATAAGTATAATTTACGTAAATATTTAATATGCCgcgtaattttcccaaaaatataCTAACATTTGATATTTACACAAAATTAATTGTTACATAACATGTGTCTTGACTATTTGTTTTTTGTCACTCAAGTATTAGTTGTAATGTGAATTTTTATCTTAATTTATCATATAAGCATGGTGAAGCAATGTGGCTTGATGTAAAATATAGAGTATGGATAAATTATTCTCGAATATTTCTTCTAGCAGAGATAggtgtatagggtaaaatatatttatatttaatgaTCGTATGAGAAAGTGACATGTGGAGCCAAGGACAGAAGACAGTTAGACCCGAAGATAATGATCTCGCTTGTCATCAGAGAGAATAATGTTCATAAAGGCAAAATAAATGCTTGTTATCCGgtaacattcaatgaagaatattctatagTATTAAATGCATGATCAGTTACAGAGAATATAGCATTCACTGCccaccgttacacattcttcagtGGCCCTtataattatcatttaagaggggtttgatcctaggaccttgttttATAGgtgtaactataaatagtgagctctaccatctttgtaaggacacgaattttctaacAAGCATACGCTATATTCTATCAaaagctcaataatattttaCCTTTCTGCTTATCTATATTGTCCTTACTGCCTCCGGAAGTTCTGCGCCCTAGACTAAGACATCTGccgttttattttaatttcaagGCTAAGTCTTACATTTTTTGTCTAACACATCTATTATCTTTGGATCAAAttgattcacttgtctataaagcTCGTATAAATtcaagtaaaaatagcacggtctagccagttttcgggctggccattcaaaaatagtcggggtttaccaagtcaatgaaaaatagccactattttgctgcaacagagaccagtccagcataatatactggagttcggtgcacctgtgtatgaacttccagcatattatgctggaccggtatactttgttggctccagtataatatactgcagagtggagcaccggtgctccaaacttcagtatattatgctggaccggtatattatactgaaactccagtatattagactggggttccaacataatatactagaactccagtatattatgctggagtatttttccggattttgaacagtgttttcgttcagatttatctttaaacgaaaagtggctaaatttcaattatttttgaaattaggctatttttgaacgaccgcTTGTAAatttggttatttttgaattttttcctaaattcaactgtaccgttttacgggtaaacaataaGGAAATTGGTGAAACTTATAGTGTTAATTCCTAGGTGACAAACAAATTCAGTGTTATCCAAGTTAATGAGGAATCGTCATTCTATTATAACGAGTATCACTGCAGGTTAATCTCATAAAGTTGCACCAACGTATTGTAATTTTAATTACATTTATTCTACTCTTTTAATTTGATGAAATTATGATTATCTCTCCTCGGGGGATTTATGTGAATTTTCCCATCCTCATCTCATtaagatttttttgtttttgtttactTTAGAAGTATGTCTTGGATAATTCTTTTAAAGATCAAAATCTTGGTATAGAAAAGATCAATATTCTTAGAGgggaaaataaatattaaaatgtTAAGTACATCATAGATTTTaccatttttgtccatatttcgaaATAAAAGTATCTACTAATGCTATGTTAATTAAGTTCATTTGCAGCGTAAAAAAATTATTATGAGATAAAAATCACCATCCTTATTCTCAAAGGTTAGTTGTTCTATTGCAactgaattatttattttattatttataaaattctatttatagtTAACGAGAACCACCTTCATTATGTGCTTCATGTTTAAGTCGTCGCATGTTGGttaaaaaaatatagataaaataaaaataaaaagagaagaggattCTAGTCTAGTTTACATACATTAGTCTAGAATACTTTTGTAATTCCCAGCAGGGGGAATTACGCTCTTTGTCACTTGGCCCAATAGTTTATCAAAAAAATGGCCTACGTTTGAAGTTCTTACCTGATATGGCTCAGGTTGtacataatctgaaaattatttttcaccaGTTAGCCTaccctatttttttcttttcttcgttcttcttcttcctctttcacTACTTTGCACCCCAAAGTTTCTCTACCATTATATATATTCTTCAATTCTCCTTCCAAATTCAAAGTTGATAATCACTATTAAGATGAGAAGAAAAATTACCACTAaagagaattattatttttggagtCACCATTAAAGGTCATTCGAAGCTTCAATTTCAGAAATTGAATTTTTCgattttgttagttgtttggattgggtgttggcCTAATTGATTGGGATCGTCAAGGGGagttcaaaactcaaatttgaagtgatttggagcaGATTTGAGGTAGATTTGAGTTGAGTTTCAGAAGATgcccaaagaagaagaagaactggTGAAGTTCCATTAATAGGATTCatttgtataatagtgtataatattgtataaataCCTCTTATACATTATTTTATACAAGGCTGATATATTATTTACAGGTGTTTGGTGGATTTCTCAcgtttcttcttctcctcctcctcctcctcattcAACTACTACACCTATATACATGGTGTATCACTTACGATTTTCACTTGCAATGACTTCAAACTTTGTATACAGTCTACTTAGACTAATTTTAATAAGTTCAAACAATAcacactccaaatttctcataaaATCATATTAAAAAACTAACAAGATTAGTATTAAAGAAGATGAAATTTTAGATTTCTCGCGTCTGTTTGTGAATTTTCGTAGTTGTGATAGGTATGTACAAACTTGAGGAAAAAGGAGAATGAAAATATTTCACGCTTGAAGATATagagaataaaaaaaattggaaaaagaaaTTTTAGATTTCTCGCGTCTGTTTGTGAATTTTCGTAGTTGTGATAGGTATGTACAAACTTGAGGAAAAAGGAGAATGAAAATATTTCACGCTTGAAGATATagagaataaaaaaaattggaaaaaaaatcagATCTAAGCTTATTGATATTTGGCTACACATTTACAAATTTGTAAATGGACTAAAATAATGCAAAATCAACTTATGGAGTGCATTATTATGTAATTTTGTCTTCCCAATATCATACGATAAATAGGAAGTACTAGCTTTTGTATGTTCCGAGAAGATGTTTTCTAAATATTAAAAACGAGAAATGCTGGACTTCTTTACTAAAATGATTGGGTTGTATATGATGAAAAGTCTGCTTATTTAAAAGGTGACCTCGTGCAAAAAGTATCATTTGTTCACGCAAGATTCTGGAAAGGATCGTATCCCACGGGATATGATGTAATAAATTATTCTAGAGGTGTTAAATGGGCGGGTTAGATCGATTTTGGGCTGATCAAAATAGGTTGAGTTAATAAATTTGACCCACCCAAAAGTTACTTGGGCTGAGATAGGTTGGGTTCAGATGAGCTTAAATTTAAGTCATAGCTCAACCCGCCCGACTCTTACCAAGCTTATGAATtgtataattactaaataagacttttttttttcttttgttatggtcattTTGAATGAcatatcaaataaaataaaaaaaattaataaacgGGCGGGTCAATAACCAACCCAACCTTGGGCGGGTTGGGAGGGTCATTTGAGCTTGGGCCAAATTTGGCAGCCTTAGACTATCCTAAGGCAAGTATTAGTGGTTACTTCCACGGCTCGAATCGGTGACCTATAAATCACACAGAGATAACTTTACAGTCGTTCTAAGGCCTCCTTAAAAGTCTGCGTATTTTGACTATTTATTTTGTTAAAGTGAATGCGGTATAAATTGACATAGTTGATACATGTTTTTGCGTGATTTTGTTAGTTAAAATTAATAGGTTGAGTTAAGCCTAGGTCGACTTTATATTCTCCAAATCCATCATCTTTTCTAGAAAGGAGGGAgtacttttcttcttttctagAAAGTCAATACTCAATATATTAAATCTGCCTCTTTACCATGGAAGTTTCCTAGTATTAATTTAGCAGATGATTATTCAATTGAGTGGAATATTGATAAACAAAGCcggcacaaaaagaaaaagggtaaaagAAGAGAGAAGGAGAAGAAATGGAAATTAAtctttttttccttgtttttagAGAAAAGGAATAAGAAATGAAAATTGTATAATTAATCTCGATTTTCAATCCCCACATGTTTCTTAATTTTTCTCATGGATCCATTGAATAAAACTAGTAAAACGGACAGTTTGTTAATACATATTGAATCTTTAGCCGCCTAATCTTCGCCAGAAATTGTGGATATGCAATTTTATTTTCTAATGCCCACATGTTTCATAGTTGATCTTTATTTGGCAACATCTTTTGGATTTATCAAAACCTTTTTTGAATATTCTTAAGATCAAGATTCAGGTCACAGGCTGGCCAATTGCCTCCTTCTATTTGATGTTTAATTATCACTTATCAAAAACACaaattattttttccattttattttatttgacacTATTTGAATGGATATCGAATTCAAGATGTTAATTATTTCGATTTTTGcattatttatatgtataaataacAGTTGAAGAGAATATTTAAATGAGTTATTGATAAAGAAAACATAACACTAAATTTTTTAGTAAGTTTAAATTCTTAGATAATTAAATAACATGATCCACTCTATTATTAGTAGAATTCGTATCAAGCATGTTGAAACAACGTACCTTAAAATAGAAAGAATGTGTAGGTTAGAGATAGAGGAAGAGGTTCAAAATCCATACGAATAAGAAAACGTTAGGTGATATCTtcctatttgtttaaattttagTGAACACACAAAATTAGTCAATATTAGATACTCAAATTGGAATTATAATCGAAGTATGCGTAAGTAATTGATCCGGACTCTATcaccataaaataaaaacaattgaGATGGAGGGGTAAATATATATAGAGTGTGAGCACTTATGtccaaacaaacaaataaataaatcttacccTTTTTTATTATAGAAAACGTGAAATGAATACATAGATGAAAATTTGGATTACCTCTGATCTTTTCGTTCCTCGTCTTTAAGAAAACCAAACCAGAGAAAAGACAACCTTAAAGAACTATTCTTTTTCTTTCACCTCCTTCTTTGAAAAattatagtatagactatagcaTATATAGCTAAGTTCTTTGAACACACACAAGACAGCAACAGTACTGCCATGCAAatgaagatatatatatatatatatatatatatatatatatatatatatatatatatatatatatatatatagacacacacacacacacacacacacacacctaaATAAACATTAATTTAAAGATTATAGACATTAATTTAAAGGTTATAATGGTAgatcaagaaaaacaaaaacataaaaaaggcGTTAACTTCAAGCCAAATTATTATTCAACGTTGTCCATCAAAGTAGACCGCCCTTACCAAACATTAAAACCACTAATTATTATTCTTTAAAACCTATGTACGCGTCCGTTGAATCTGCTAATTGAACAAATCTTATCTATACCAATTAATCATATACTTAAAACATCTTCTATATATACTTCACACACCTACAAAAACTCACACACCACTCTTTCATATGATTACAAACCCTCCTTGATAAAATCTTGACTAGGTCTACTCAGTAGAATTAGTTTGTAGTCTTTATTGACCTGAAATACGAACTTTATCAATCATCTCGATCTGACCTCTGAAACTTTGTTCTCATACTCTTGTAGTCTTTGTTGATCTGAAACACAAATCAATCAACTCGATCTGAGCTCTGAAACTTTGTTAAAACCTGTAATACTCCTCGTTTGTCGTTCCAGGCGTACTACTTACCAAACTACCAATGGAGATATTACCAATGAAGATGAATAACTATAAGGTGGGGATTTTTCCTATATTTATTCATGAGAAAGGTGGAAAGAACAAACACATGAAGGGTAGTAATCAACTGAAAATTAGGGCAAATATGCAGACGAAGAAATCCAATAGTAATTTCTATGAAGTGCTTTCTCTCCGTTCAACAAATGTAGGGTTTGAAGAGATAAAGAAAGCTTATAGATGCATGGCTCGTCAATACCATCCTGATAATTGCCATAATTCAAATAAAGAAGAATCCACGAGACGATTTATTGAGCTGAGAAAAGCATATGAAACTCTTTCTGATCCAATTTCACGTcaaatttatgattatgaggtgagTTTAATGGATTCTTTTGAGAGTGAAGTGATTTGGAGACAATCTAAGGAAAATAGGGAGACAGTTTTCACTAAGGAGGTGTGGGAAAGACAGCTTGATGGGTTGAGAAGACGATCTTGTAATAGAatggagaaaaagaaaagtatGTTCAGCtcgaaattaaactaattaattagtTGTTAATTTGTAATACTATCTTCGTTTAATTTATGCTTATGATCAAGATATGATTTTAGctcattaaatttttttttattgcaaGGTCACTAGCTTGCACTACACGTTATATTGTAAGGCCGCAACTTATGCATTGACACGATGGACTCTaaaatacataaacttttaattATATGTACTAATCGTGAAAAGATATTTATCCCGTCACGTTACATAGAAAGTAATTGCAGGTATTCTATTAAATCATAGTTAATTGGTAGCTTAGAATAAATGGTAAGTAACTTGCTATAACAAGTTGATTTACTATAAGTGTATTTAACTTAAATATAATCCTAAACAATTTATATTTACATAATCAAGTCATGTATAAGATAATTGCAGATAAATTTTTATGATAATCGTTAATTCCTGTAACATGTTGAAAATACATCGATAGCTGAAATTTTTTATACAATGTCTGTGtgcgtgtgtgtatatatataatgttCTTCTTTTCAAGCTATATACGGGTAGGAGGACTTGATTGGTTCCAAATTGTGAATTTCATGTTGAATTAACCCTGCTATCCTCTACTTTTTATTTACAATAAATATTATGTTTTGTAAGAAACAtggtaagttttttttttctttctccccACCCCAGAAACATGTTAGTACTAAGTCTTTATTGTCTAATAATTGGACAGCAGATTGCATGTGCTCTTCTTATTTCACATCTTGACGTTCAACTTAGTAAACCAATTTGATTAGTGTGATTAAAGCCTCTCTCTAGTTAAGTTTCTTGCCATTATAAATGAACCAAAATTAAGTTCACAAGTCAAACAAGAGGACACTAATTATTGATTTCGGATAAAATACAAAATCGACCAGTCAGCCGAATCTAATTCCATTCGCTAGCCAAAAAAATGTACAAAATATGTATATAACATGTATATAATAGtataatacacacacacacacacacacacacacacatatatatacacacacacacatttgtcggctattttttttttctggagGGGCTAAAATTATACATTTCTCACTGATTTATGCATCAGCAAAAAAATTACCATATTTAAGTCCAGCCCATTGAATCATGATTGGAATTTTGCATAGTAATATGTCAAACCAGTTGATGGTTAAATTGTTTCCTAGTGAATAAAATaacgaaaagaaagaaaaatggttTTGATAATGATCCATAAGGTGATTGATATCATCTCCAATAATTACTTTATAAAGAAGGGCCTTTTGTAAGCAGGTAATTATCATATATTACTACTAAGCTAAGATGTGTTTTGATTTGAGGCACACTCTGTTCAAAGCAAAGATCATAACAAAGAAAGGAAatcatgaaaaagaagaagattccAAAGGTTTATTGGCTAAGGAGATTGAGATATGGGAGAAGCAACAAAAGGAGATGATAAATGAAGGAACTGATCATGATAATTTGCAGCCCTTGGATTCATCATCTGCCAAGAACCAATAATTCTTCTATTAAATTCCTTTTGGTAATTCTCTTTGTTGATAGTATTTGATGCAAAATTAAGAAGCCTATTTGTGGATCTTAATTGTACCCTAATTCCTCTCTATTGTTGCCTTATTACCATGAGAGTGCTACCTATTTAATTTAGAGTTGTAAGAAAAGTTAATTACATGCAGTATGCTTCTATATATGCTATTATCATACACGGATTCAAGATTTGAACTTAATATATTCAATCTTTGAGGCTGCCTGCATTACACCACCTTCGGGTGCGGCCACGGGATGCTTTGTACACCAAgctaccctttttctttttatagtttCATAGCCGAATTATTGATTGAGCGCGTAGCGACAAGTAAGACTATTAATCTTGTTCTCTCTCTATTCTAGGTCCACTggtcaccaaaaatacttttaaagtCACAATGTTGTAAAGAAGAATGGCCTCTTTACAATTAGTAGTACTACTTGCTTGGCAAAGATGTGTTTTGGTTTGAAATATGATCTCAAGAAGGCAAAGATCATAACAATGAAGGAGGAGGAGATTTCAAAGTTTCGTTGACTAAGGAGATTGAGAGATAGAATATTGTTTGATGCAAAACTAAAGAAGCCTATATATGAATATAAATTGTGTTTTATTTTCCTCTCTTTTGCTGGCTTACAACTATGAGATTGCTCTGTACTTTTCCTATCGCGCGAGAGCTTTAACAAAAGTTACATGCAATATGCTAATAGTGCTAAGTGCTAACAATCTAGAGGAGGGATATTGCTTTTCTGAATAAATTCATTCCAGAAAAATGTGAGTAAGCTACATAACAAGATCGAAACCAACTAGTTAGTACATAGGATAAACTATTGTCAGCTGATAAAATGAAAGGATCACCAGCCAAAGAAGACACATTATTTAAGAGGACTGGAGTTCATAACGTTGTATCAAGCAGGATTCAGCTAGATCGGTGCATAACACCAGGTACAAATCCAACCAAACAGCAATATATCTTTTCCTACAAATTAGCCAAACTGCAAGAAGTCGTTTCCAGATGATCCTAGAAGACTATGGTCTGAACCCCTCCTTATAGAATTACTCTAAACAACATGTAGAGAGTCTTTGCTTCAATGCAACTTGCAGATCAcaacaacattccatcctcaatCTAATTTGCCAAATCATAGCATAACATGTTCATTTAGTTTCAATTCTGGAATAGAATATGAATGTCCCCATTGTGTCAAAAGGTCTAAATAGTAAAAAGCTAGTGACTACTGACTAGCATCCAATGCATGCCAATACATAGCCTTTCTGCAAACAGAGTTTTGGCAATAGAAATATCAGATTGGACATAAAGAACAGTGCTTGATCTATCAAAGGAGTTGATTGAAAGAAGGAAACAGGGTGTCTGAAGTCTTGAAGCAGGTTCAGAAGAAAAACTGTGAACTTCTATAAGCCAAGCATGTTTACATAATCGTAGCTCAGCTGAATAGATTAATTAAACTTAATCTCATAGAGCATCTTGGTGTTAATTCCTCATGAACCACTTTAAATCAGTACAACCTCTTCTTTGAGTGTCCAACTTTTATCACTTGACAAGTTCCCAAGGACACTCATGACTTTAAAAGTAAAACACAAAAATTTTCGTACGAGGATATCACCGACCTTTGGCTCACCGACTATACCAAATAAAAGCAAGGGCAAACTAGTACTTTAGGCACTTTCTAAGAGCAGAAATGTTTACTTCGCTAAAAACTGACATTAAATGGGTCCATAGCTTTTGGAGGTGACAGATGCACTATGCCGGTATTAGCAGAGAACAACCTAACATTCAGTTTTAGATATTACAGAAGCATAACACTCTGGTTCAGATGGTCCTCCATCTACAAGGAATATCAAGAGTGTGATGTCTAAATTATAATATACTGCTTCTGCACATTACGAATTCTAGTGATGAATCTTGATAACATTCTAGATTAATCGGGATGATCTAGCTATTGCTAGAAACCATGAGCAGAAACCAGCTTTGCGAACATATCAAATCTTGTAGCTTAGTAAAAAAATATGACTGAGAATGACTTcatcatttcttcatttttggacagAATACAGGTAGTTAACTCTTTCTAACACCAGGACAAATGTTTATTAATTCTAAGACAACAAAGAATGCATCACAACATACAATCACAAAATTAGAAAGAGGAAATGAGATCACTTAAAACGTAATCCGAATTCTCATTTTCAATTACATCTACAAAGAACAATCAATACCTCATGTTCGAGTACAAGTTGAGTCAAAATCATCAGGAGCAACTCTAGCAATCCAATTGTTAAGCGTCCTCTTAATATCCGAATGATTAACATAAGCCAATTCATACATACTACACAAATTCACCACAAGAGTCTCGTTTAACGCCACAGTCGGAACCCTCTCCAAAGCATTCTCCAAAACCTTAATAGCATCGGATAAATCCCTCGAATACATCAAACACAAAGCCTTATTATTCATTGCCACCATGTCCATTCCATCCCTCTCGATACACACTTCATATTCCCTAACTGCAGACACATAATCTTTCTCCACTATATACATTAATGCCTTATTCCTACTCACCAAATTCCTCAACCCCACTTCACTTTCACTCCCTACCATCCCCTCCACCGAATTAAACGCCTTTTTCGCGCCCTCCACATCACCATACTGCATTTTTACATACCCTAATTTTGACAACACATTCAGATCATCATTCCCACATAACTCAATCAACATATTCAACAATTCCAAGCACAATTTAAAATCTTTTTGACTCAAATGGTGACTAATTATCGTGTTCAACACCAAAACTTCCCTCCTTTTCCAAGATTCCTTACTGGGATTGGTTAAAGTTTCAACCTTTTTTGATCTAATGTAATCAAGGAGGGTGTAAAGCCGGTCGAGTGACTTCACGCGCTGGCCAAGCGCCTGGGGAAGATAAGCGTGGAGCCAACGGAGAGCAAAAGGGACGAAATTGCCCTTCATGTTGG harbors:
- the LOC107817373 gene encoding uncharacterized protein LOC107817373, producing MDTAGSPDPNPPQPTATTTVIDDPLNNPYTSLNTLCHDLSDLQDLAARGAWKSILDKVGHARSLNLLTKPHEHLTYLTFNALALTKLRRPVDANQELETLLENGQEDFNSPQFHYQSYPSHYPNMKGNFVPFALRWLHAYLPQALGQRVKSLDRLYTLLDYIRSKKVETLTNPSKESWKRREVLVLNTIISHHLSQKDFKLCLELLNMLIELCGNDDLNVLSKLGYVKMQYGDVEGAKKAFNSVEGMVGSESEVGLRNLVSRNKALMYIVEKDYVSAVREYEVCIERDGMDMVAMNNKALCLMYSRDLSDAIKVLENALERVPTVALNETLVVNLCSMYELAYVNHSDIKRTLNNWIARVAPDDFDSTCTRT
- the LOC107817371 gene encoding chaperone protein dnaJ 20, chloroplastic-like, with the translated sequence MEILPMKMNNYKVGIFPIFIHEKGGKNKHMKGSNQLKIRANMQTKKSNSNFYEVLSLRSTNVGFEEIKKAYRCMARQYHPDNCHNSNKEESTRRFIELRKAYETLSDPISRQIYDYEVSLMDSFESEVIWRQSKENRETVFTKEVWERQLDGLRRRSCNRMEKKKSH